The following are encoded together in the Syngnathus scovelli strain Florida chromosome 12, RoL_Ssco_1.2, whole genome shotgun sequence genome:
- the bean1 gene encoding protein BEAN1 — protein MLMKLICSVSSNQSHGEYPDCRSERESGGEASLLVSPLVVAGIVIGLVLFLSCVTIIVGSLRKDSRLRNPHLRASYGPDGYSFGGSVGELRSTCLEDFPPGLDFDSYSLSQVNHLYPDSPPRYDECVGPGCAHLYIPTDDPPPYSLWDPRQNESEGAEEGPSTASPPSEYPRIASISFPSEAAPPYEAVPPYEAVVAEHGQPLPLVPCDLSKYQTERDTDANRRQSGISQIS, from the exons TGAGCTCGAACCAGAGCCATGGGGAGTACCCGGACTGCAGGAGTGAGCGCGAGTCTGGGGGCGAAGCGTCTCTCCTGGTGTCTCCGCTGGTGGTGGCGGGTATCGTCATAGGCCTGGTGCTCTTCCTCTCCTGCGTCACCATCATCGTGGGCAGCCTGCGAAAGGACAGCCGGCTACGAAACCCTCACCTGAGAGCCAGCTACG GTCCGGATGGTTACTCCTTCGGAGGCTCTGTCGGAGAACTGAGGTCGACCTGCTTAGAAGACTTTCCACCCGGTTTGGACTTTGACTCTTACAGTCTGTCACAAGTCAACCACTTATACCCCGACTCTCCGCCACG TTACGATGAATGCGTGGGCCCGGGTTGCGCTCACCTCTACATACCCACAGACGACCCCCCACCATACTCGCTGTGGGACCCCCGTCAGAATGAGTCTGAGGGGGCAGAGGAGGGTCCAAGTACCGCCTCGCCACCCTCGGAGTATCCACGCATCGCATCCATCTCCTTCCCGTCAGAAGCAGCGCCACCGTACGAAGCGGTGCCCCCGTACGAGGCGGTGGTGGCAGAACACGGGCAGCCCCTCCCCCTCGTGCCATGTGACCTTTCCAAATATCAAACAGAGAGGGACACGGACGCCAACAGGCGGCAGTCAGGGATCAGCCAGATCTCGTAA